In a genomic window of Zerene cesonia ecotype Mississippi chromosome Z, Zerene_cesonia_1.1, whole genome shotgun sequence:
- the LOC119835485 gene encoding peroxidasin, whose protein sequence is MGPPTILKYLLLCNAFLLSLSECPQRCVCDRNSVRCLHQGLQAVPKAPPEAHTLDIRFNRIYDIAPGVFSHLHRLRSLLLNDNQLREVRSGAFHGLRRVKYLYLYRNRIRHIDSDVFQGMIHLEQLYLHVNEIHQIEPETFSNLPRLERLYLHNNNLKTIPPGSFRGLPKLQKLRLDSNALICDCSMLWFVRMLSEHTDMSIAATCYGPSGNMGTSLATMKESDFNCKRPEFEKEPEDVVVNFGDDAMFVCYATGEPTPEIVWYRDSSVINVDTSRYEVMNNGTLMVHQADENDVGIFECTAKNPAGEIRSKPARMMMQSKPNENDYPVFTVLPRKQMVRINQKYVGFDCVATGNPKPHISWLFNGERILLSDRLSLRHNGSIVIENVQDIDAGTYTCVAENINGKISASCTLEVMVAPAFILVPKDEKVAVGDKVQFTCTARGVPKPVITWYRNTMILPPKENLILSNNNQNLTITEVTEDDDGIYHCRAENSEGLTEISAILKVQEVPVVSPKIVTRPEDIEAYKETTIQMPCEYESEPLANIEWRKNGNRIIPNERFTITLIGSLVINNISLTDTGSYECSVYNDHGRDTASAYLTVKDHILPGDEYVNIALTEATRDVDQAIARTIEQMFTNRSGTSVHDLYRFTRFPNAPAREIARAAEIYERTLDKVREYIQRGLKVTTVEPFNYENILSTKHLDIISRLSGCVAHRKAQDCSNMCFHKKYRSIDGSCNNFENPTWGSSLTPFRRILYPIYENGFSQPVGWNKGLKYNGFSLPSARLVSTKVISTKNITGDEYLTHMLMQWGQWLDHDLDHALPSVSDQTWDGVDCKKTCDYAAPCFPIDVPPNDPRITNRRCIDFIRTSAVCGSGMTSVLFGNLEAREQINQLTSFIDASQVYGFENAVAEDLRDLTNDNGTLRVGATYHGTKPLLPTTGINAMDCRLNLVESTRSCFVAGDIRANEQIGLVAMHTIWMREHNRLANKLKAINPFWDGDKVYQEARKIVGAEMQAITYYHWLPLILGREGYALLGDYTEYNPDVNPSISNVFATAALRFGHSLINPILHRYDEHFEPIPQGHLLLRNAFFSPWRIVDEGGVDPLIRGMFMTPVKLKTPTQNLNSELTEKLFHTAHAVALDLAAINIQRGRDHAIPPYTKWRSICNMSEVNDFDDLAGEISDKGVRDKLKELYGSVHNIDVWVGGILEDMSKGAKVGPLFRCILIEQFKRLRDGDRLWFENPLTFKPDQFKEIQKTNLARIFCDNGDNIDTIGENVFILPEIQDGLTSCEDLPSIDLRYWMDCESCGDDNDVEKTRVRREASMDPNHNQLIENDHRLEILEESQNDLFKIVEDLQRKVEYLENTCQKV, encoded by the exons GGACATTCGCTTCAATCGCATCTACGACATCGCTCCAGGAGTGTTCAGTCACTTGCACCGGCTGCGTTCCCTGCTGCTGAACGACAACCAGCTCAGGGAGGTACGCTCGGGCGCCTTCCATGGCCTCCGGAGGGTGAAGTACCTGTACTTGTACAGGAACAGGATCCGACACATCGATTCCGATGTATTCCAGGGCATGATCCACTTGGAACAACT GTACTTACATGTCAATGAAATACATCAGATTGAGCCCGAAACTTTCTCGAATTTGCCACGGTTGGAACGACT GTACTTGCATAATAATAACTTGAAGACAATACCGCCCGGATCATTCCGGGGTCTACCGAAACTACAAAAGCTAAGGTTGGATAGCAATGCTCTTATTTGCGATTGCTCTATGCTTTGGTTTGTTCGAATGCTCTCCGAACACACTGACATGAGCATCGCTGCCACGTGCTATGGCCCATCGGGCAATATGGGGACATCTTTAGCAACAATGAAGGAATCCGACTTTAATTGTA AACGACCTGAATTCGAAAAGGAACCTGAAGACGTCGTTGTTAACTTCGGTGATGATgctatgtttgtttgttacgcaACTGGCGAGCCAACTCCAGAAATTGTTTGGTATCGCGACTCGTCCGTTATAAACGTAGATACGTCAAGATACGAGGTAATGAATAATGGAACACTTATGGTTCACCAAGCAGATGAAAATGATGTCGGCATCTTTGAATGTACAGCAAAGAACCCAGCTGGGGAAATACGTTCTAAACCTGCAAGAATGATGATGCAGAGTAAACCTAATGAAAATG acTATCCCGTCTTCACAGTTTTGCCGCGAAAGCAAATGGTTCGaatcaatcaaaaatatgTAGGTTTCGATTGTGTTGCTACTGGCAACCCAAAACCTCACATATCATGGTTGTTCAATGGAGAAAGAATTCTTCTATCCGATCGACTTTCTTTGCGACACAATGGATCAATTGTCATAGAAAATGTACAGGACATAGACGCTGGTACCTACACATGTGTAGCGGAAAACATCAATGGAAAAATATCAGCTTCTTGCACACTTGAAGTCATGG tCGCTCCTGCATTTATTTTGGTTCCAAAGGACGAAAAGGTAGCTGTTGGAGATAAGGTTCAATTTACTTGCACTGCTCGTGGTGTTCCGAAACCAGTCATAACTTGGTATAGAAATACTATGATTCTTCCTCCAAAAGAAAACCTTATCTTGAGtaacaataatcaaaatttgaCCATAACTGAAGTTACTGAAGACGATGATGGTATTTACCACTGCCGAGCTGAAAATTCGGAAGGTTTGACTGAAATCTCTGCTATTTTAAAGGTGCAGGAAGTGCCAGTAGTTTCACCAAAGATTGTCACACGCCCAGAAGATATTGAAGCCTATAAAGAAACCACAATACAAATGCCATGTGAATATGAAAGTGAACCGCTTGCTAATATTGAGTGGAGAAAAAATGGAAACAGAATAATACCGAATGAAAGATTTACGATCACCTTGATTGGAAGTttggtaattaataatatatcgttAACTGATACAGGAAGCTACGAATGTTCAGTCTATAATGATCACGGCAGAGATACCGCATCAGCATACTTAACAGTGAAAGATCATATTTTGCCTGGCGATGAATATGTCAATATAGCCTTGACTGAAGCGACACGCGATGTAGACCAGGCTATTGCGCGTACAATTGAACAAATGTTTACGAATCGAAGCGGAACAAGTGTTCACGACCTTTATAGATTCACAAGATTCCCTAATGCACCCGCCAGAGAAATTGCAAGGGCAGCGGAAATCTATGAGAGAACGTTAGACAAAGTTCGTGAATATATTCAAAGGGGATTGAAGGTAACAACGGTGGAACCGttcaattatgaaaatattttatcaactaAGCACTTGGATATTATTTCACGTCTCTCTGGCTGTGTGGCACACAGGAAAGCACAAGATTGTTCTAATATGTGTTTCCATAAAAAGTACAGATCCATCGATGGAAGCtgcaataattttgaaaatccaACATGGGGATCATCTTTGACGCCTTTTAGGAGAATTCTTTATCCGATTTATGAAAACGGTTTCAGCCAGCCAGTAGGATGGAATAaaggattaaaatataatggatTTTCCCTACCCAGTGCCAGATTAGTTTCCACAAAGGTTATTTCGACAAAAAACATAACTGGGGACGAGTATCTGACTCATATGCTTATGCAGTGGGGACAATGGCTAGACCATGATTTGGACCATGCTTTACCATCTGTTAGTGACCAGACTTGGGATGGAGTTGACTGCAAAAAGACATGTGATTATGCGGCACCATGCTTCCCCATTGATGTTCCTCCAAATGACCCTCGTATTACAAATCGTCGATGCATAGATTTTATTAGAACAAGTGCTGTATGTGGATCTGGCATGACTTCAGTTTTGTTTGGAAACCTTGAAGCTAGGGAACAAATCAATCAGTTAACTTCTTTCATTGATGCTTCCCAAGTATATGGTTTTGAAAACGCTGTTGCTGAAGATTTAAGAGATCTGACCAACGATAATGGAACATTACGTGTTGGAGCTACGTATCATGGTACAAAACCACTCTTACCAACAACTGGTATCAATGCTATGGATTGTAGGCTCAATTTAGTTGAAAGCACACGGAGCTGTTTTGTAGCTGGTGACATACGAGCTAATGAACAGATTGGACTAGTAGCCATGCATACTATATGGATGAGGGAACATAACCGACTTGCGAACAAATTGAAAGCCATTAATCCATTCTGGGACGGCGACAAGGTTTATCAAGAAGCCAGGAAAATTGTTGGTGCTGAAATGCAAGCTATAACTTACTATCATTGGTTACCATTGATTCTTGGTCGTGAGGGATATGCCCTTCTCGGTGATTACACTGAATACAACCCTGATGTAAATCCGTCTATCTCTAACGTATTCGCAACTGCAGCCCTTAGATTTGGCCATTCGCTTATTAACCCAATTCTACATCGTTATGATGAACATTTTGAACCTATACCACAGGGACATTTACTATTGCGAAACGCGTTTTTCTCTCCATGGAGAATTGTTGACGAAGGAGGAGTTGATCCACTTATAAGGGGCATGTTTATGACACCAGTGAAATTGAAAACACCAACGCAGAACTTGAATTCGGAACTGACTGAGAAACTCTTCCATACAGCTCACGCCGTGGCACTTGATTTGGCCGCTATTAACATTCAAAGAGGGCGTGATCATGCTATTCCGCCATATACTAAATGGCGCAGTATTTGTAACATGTCTGAAGTGAATGATTTTGATGACTTAGCAGGTGAAATATCAGATAAAGGCGTTAGGGATAAGTTGAAGGAACTTTATGGCTCTGTACACAATATCGATGTTTGGGTCGGCGGAATCTTGGAAGATATGTCTAAAGGTGCTAAAGTCGGGCCACTTTTCCGCTGCATTCTTATCGAACAGTTTAAGCGTTTGCGTGACGGAGACCGACTTTGGTTTGAGAATCCCCTTACATTCAAACCGGATCAATTCAAAGAAATCCAAAAGACAAATTTGGCTCGAATTTTCTGCGATAATGGTGATAATATTGACACGATTGGTGAGAACGTATTTATACTACCAGAAATACAAGACGGTCTAACATCGTGCGAAGATCTTCCGTCAATTGATTTAAGATATTGGATGGATTGCGAATCTTGCGGCGATGACAATGACGTAGAAAAGACACGAGTACGTAGAGAAGCTTCAATGGATCCGAACCACAACCAGCTGATTGAAAATGACCACCGCTTGGAAATTCTAGAAGAATCTCAAAATGACTTGTTTAAAATCGTCGAAGATCTGCAAAGAAAAGTGGAGTATCTCGAGAACACTTGCCAAAAAGTATAA